CGCGACCGAGGTGGTGCTCGCCGCCGAGCGCCTCGGCTACGAGTCGGTGTGGACCGCCGAGGCGTACGGCAGCGACGCGTTCACCCCCCTGGCCTGGTACGGCGCCAGGACCAGCCGCATCAAGCTCGGCACCAGCGTGGCCCAGTTGTCCGCCCGTCCCCCGGTGACCACGGCGATGACCGCGATGACGCTCGACCACCTCACCGGCGGGCGGCTGCTGCTCGGCGTCGGCGCCTCCGGCCCGCAGGTCGTGGAGGGCTGGTACGGCCGGCCGTTCGCCGCGCCGCTCGCCCGCACCCGCGAGTACGTCGAGATCATGCGGAAGGTGTGGCGGCGGGAGGAGCCGGTGACGAGCCCCGGCCCGCACTATCCGCTGCCGCTGCCCGGCGGCCTCGGCAAGCCGCTCAAGCTGATCACCCATCCGCTCCGCCCCGACATCCCGGTCTACCTGGGCGCCGAGGGCCCGAAGAACGTGGCGCTCGCCGCCGAGATCGGGCAGGGCTGGCTGCCGCTGTTCGCCTTCCCCGAGAAGATCGAGGCGATGTACGGCGACGCCCTGGCCGGCGCGAAACCGGGGTTCGACGTCGCCGCCATGGTCATGGTGGTCGTCACCGAGGACCTGCGGGCCGCGCTCGACGGCGTGAAGATGATGCTGACCCTCTACATCGGCGGCATGGGGGCGAAGACCCGCAACTTCCACGCCGACATCATCGGCAGGATGGGCTACGCCGAGGAGGCCGGCCGCATCCAGGAGCTGTACCTGGCCGGCCGCCGCGACGAGGCGTTCGCCGCCATCCCCGACGAGCTGGCCGACGGCATCGCGCTCCTCGGCCCGCTCGGCCGCATCCGGGAGCGGCTGGAGCTGTGGCGCCGCAGCCCGGTCACCACGCTGCTCGTCATGGGCCCCCGCGACGAGCCCACGCTCAGAGCCGTACGGGATCTGGTCCTCGGGTGAGCGCCGCACGGCCGGCCGCCGCGGCGGCGAAGGCCCGCACCAGCGGGTGCGGCTGCCTTTCGGCCAGCTCGGGCTGGAACAGCGTGACCAGATAGAAGGGGTGACCGGGCAGCTCCGCCACCCGCGCCTCGCCCTGGTCGTCGTGCCCGGTGAAGCGCAGGCCGCCGGCCTCCAGCGCTTCCAGGTAGGCGGGATCGGGGCCGTAGGAGCAGAAGTAGCGCTCCACGGTGCGGTCCGCGCCGACGACGCGCTCGGCGAGCGAGCCGGGGGTGAGGCGCACGGCCGCCTCGTGCCCGGCGAGGGAGCAGGACAGCTGCCTGATCAGCGGGTTCGGGGCGCCCGGGTCGTTCTCGGCATGGCTGACGACGAGCCCGCACACGTGACGGGCGTACTCCAGCAGCGCGTGCTGGAAGCCGGCACAGGTGCCGAGCAGCGGGATCGCGTGCTCGCGTGCGGTCCGGGCGGCCGTGATCGCCCCCTGCTCGCTGCGGTACGGGCTGCCGGGCAGGATCCAGACGCCGTCGAACCCGCCGAGGCCGTCGACCTCGTCGGTCCTGATCCAGTAGGCGTCGAGGTCCAGCCCTTCGCGCTCGCGCAGCGCGCCGAGGATGAGCGGGACGCGCGTGTGGGAGCGGACGGTGGGCGACCGGTCGCCCACCAGCGCGATGCGGGGTCTCATGGCCTCCATGCTGGCGACGTGCGAACTTAATGACAAATGATGATTTACGGGCCTTGCATAAGAGATGCTGATGCCCGTGGATCCTCATCTGCTGCGCACGTTCGTGACCGTGGTCGCCGAAGGGTCGTTCTCGGCGGCGGCCGACCGGCTCGGCTACACCCAGTCAGCGGTCTCCCAGCAGATCGCGGCGCTGGAGGCCGACCTCGGGGCGCCGCTGCTCGGCCGCCGTCCCGTACGGCCGACCCGGGCGGGCGAACGCCTGCTGGAGCACGCCGGCCCGCTGCTGCTGCGGCTGCGGGCCGCGCGGGCGGACGTGGCGCGGCTGTCCGCCGGGCCGCGGACGCTGACCGTCGCCGCCGGCCCGCTCACCCTGACGGCGGGCACGGTGGCGGCGCTGGCCGGGGTGACGACGGTACGCGTCGCGGGCGCGGCGGCGGCCGTGGCGCTGGTGGCCTCGGGCGAGGCCGATCTCGCGCTGGTCGACGGCCCGGCGGCGCCCTCCGACCCGCTGAACCTTCCCGAGGCGGGACCGCTCACCACCGTGGGCGTGCGGGAGGAGGAGCTGGTCGTCGTGCTGCCGGAGGGGCATCCGCTGGCGGGCCGCGCCGGTCTGCGGCTGGACGACCTGGCGGACGCCGTGTGGGTCGACGCCGCGGAGGTGATGCCACTCGACCGCCTGCGCGCGGTGGCGCGGCTCGACGGGCTGCGGCCCGGCATCCGCTACGAGGGCCACGATCCGGCGGTCGCGGCGCGCCTGGCCGCGGCCGGGCACGGCCTGACCCTGCTGCCCGCGTCCGCCGCGCCGTGCGGGGTGCGGGTGCCGCTGGTCGCGCCGCGGATCGTGCACCGGGTCGAGCTGGTGCACGCGGCCCTCCCGCCCGGCCCCGCCGCCGAGGTCGTCCGCGCGCTCACCTCGTGAGCGGCAGGCCACCGCGGCGCGCACGGCGGTGCGCGGCAAGGGGGTGCGTACGAGGCGGGTGGCCGGGTGCGGTCGCCGCCCGGCAGGCGACCGGGCGGCCCGGCGGTCAGGTGCGGCGGGCGGCCCAGACGGTGCGCTCGGTGCGTACGGCGAGGTCGTCGCGGCGCAGGATGCTGTGCGGGCTGTCGACGTCCAGGAGTTCGTCGAGGGCGGCGAGGTCCTCAGGGCTGAGTGCGGGTGCGGCGGCGCCGCGGATGCGCTGCAGGCTGCGGTGGGCGTAGCGGCCGACGGCCTCGCTGCGACTGCCTTCGATGTTGACGGTGATGATGCGCTCGTCCTCGACGGTGAACCCGGCGGCGGCCAGCATCGGCCCCCAGTCGGCGCCGCGGTGCGGGACGTGTTCGGCGTGGAAGGCGTCGGTCGCCCTGTGGGCGCGCTCCTCGAGTCCCGGCCGGCCTTCGGGGGCGTCGGCGGGCAGGAAGCGGGGGAAGCCGTCCAGCTCGACGACGGCGAACAGCCCGCCCGGCGCGAGAAGTTCGTGGACACCGCGCAGTGCGCGGTCGGGGTGGGCCATGTGGTGCATCGACGCGGAGGCCCACACCAGGTCCGGTGTGCCGAGGTCGGGCCAGTGGCTGGTGTCGAGGTCGGCCTGCACGGTGCGCACCCGGTCCGGGACGCCGCGGGCGCATGCCCTCTCACTCAGGAGCCGCAGGTGGCCGACGGAGGCGTCGACCGCGGTGACGTGCGCCTCCGGGAAGCGTTCGAGGAGCGCGAAGGTGCCCGCGCCGGTGCCGCAGCCCAGGTCCACGATCTGGCGCGGCTCGGCCTTCAGCGGCAGCCAGGCGGTGATGGATGCGATGTGCTCGGCGAGGACCTCGGCGTCCAGGTCGAGGATCTCCGCCTGGCCGCCGTCGTCGTGCTCCTGGTGGTGGCCGTGCGAGCCGCCGTGGTTGAGAGTGTGCTCGTGCGCTGGGGTCATGCCGTCACCGTAAGCACCACATGCGCCTGCCGCACGACT
Above is a window of Microbispora sp. ZYX-F-249 DNA encoding:
- a CDS encoding LLM class F420-dependent oxidoreductase, whose amino-acid sequence is MADDLRLGLNLGYWQRNADDATEVVLAAERLGYESVWTAEAYGSDAFTPLAWYGARTSRIKLGTSVAQLSARPPVTTAMTAMTLDHLTGGRLLLGVGASGPQVVEGWYGRPFAAPLARTREYVEIMRKVWRREEPVTSPGPHYPLPLPGGLGKPLKLITHPLRPDIPVYLGAEGPKNVALAAEIGQGWLPLFAFPEKIEAMYGDALAGAKPGFDVAAMVMVVVTEDLRAALDGVKMMLTLYIGGMGAKTRNFHADIIGRMGYAEEAGRIQELYLAGRRDEAFAAIPDELADGIALLGPLGRIRERLELWRRSPVTTLLVMGPRDEPTLRAVRDLVLG
- a CDS encoding CTP synthase C-terminal region-related (seleno)protein; this translates as MRPRIALVGDRSPTVRSHTRVPLILGALREREGLDLDAYWIRTDEVDGLGGFDGVWILPGSPYRSEQGAITAARTAREHAIPLLGTCAGFQHALLEYARHVCGLVVSHAENDPGAPNPLIRQLSCSLAGHEAAVRLTPGSLAERVVGADRTVERYFCSYGPDPAYLEALEAGGLRFTGHDDQGEARVAELPGHPFYLVTLFQPELAERQPHPLVRAFAAAAAGRAALTRGPDPVRL
- a CDS encoding LysR family transcriptional regulator, translating into MDPHLLRTFVTVVAEGSFSAAADRLGYTQSAVSQQIAALEADLGAPLLGRRPVRPTRAGERLLEHAGPLLLRLRAARADVARLSAGPRTLTVAAGPLTLTAGTVAALAGVTTVRVAGAAAAVALVASGEADLALVDGPAAPSDPLNLPEAGPLTTVGVREEELVVVLPEGHPLAGRAGLRLDDLADAVWVDAAEVMPLDRLRAVARLDGLRPGIRYEGHDPAVAARLAAAGHGLTLLPASAAPCGVRVPLVAPRIVHRVELVHAALPPGPAAEVVRALTS
- a CDS encoding class I SAM-dependent methyltransferase; its protein translation is MTPAHEHTLNHGGSHGHHQEHDDGGQAEILDLDAEVLAEHIASITAWLPLKAEPRQIVDLGCGTGAGTFALLERFPEAHVTAVDASVGHLRLLSERACARGVPDRVRTVQADLDTSHWPDLGTPDLVWASASMHHMAHPDRALRGVHELLAPGGLFAVVELDGFPRFLPADAPEGRPGLEERAHRATDAFHAEHVPHRGADWGPMLAAAGFTVEDERIITVNIEGSRSEAVGRYAHRSLQRIRGAAAPALSPEDLAALDELLDVDSPHSILRRDDLAVRTERTVWAARRT